From the genome of Arthrobacter alpinus, one region includes:
- a CDS encoding TIGR03085 family metal-binding protein, whose product MQYVEPSREVLAETLLAAGPDAATLCAGWRTQELAAHLYLREHSPKVGAALILKPWKKISEKATVKLAAESSTPQAYAALVEKFRAGPPKMSPLSLRAVDHSANLIEFFIHTEDIRRASDRWAPRALDTDYSQALWAELIKRAAILYRSVDLGVVLVDPSGPRHVAKRAPVSVAIIGDPGELLLHANGRIGQALVSFEGQPDAVALLQTAPVGL is encoded by the coding sequence ATGCAATATGTAGAGCCTTCCCGCGAAGTCCTTGCCGAGACCCTCCTGGCTGCCGGTCCCGACGCGGCAACGCTGTGTGCAGGGTGGCGCACTCAAGAACTGGCCGCTCACCTCTACCTGCGCGAACACAGCCCCAAAGTAGGCGCGGCTCTCATCCTGAAACCGTGGAAGAAGATCTCCGAGAAGGCCACCGTGAAATTGGCCGCGGAATCCTCCACGCCGCAGGCGTATGCCGCCCTCGTGGAGAAATTCCGGGCCGGGCCACCGAAAATGTCCCCACTGTCATTGCGCGCCGTGGACCACAGCGCCAACCTCATCGAATTCTTCATCCACACCGAGGACATCCGCCGAGCCTCGGACCGCTGGGCGCCACGGGCGCTCGACACCGACTATTCGCAGGCCCTCTGGGCGGAACTTATCAAGCGCGCCGCCATCTTGTACCGCAGCGTCGACCTGGGCGTGGTGTTGGTCGATCCGAGCGGACCCCGCCATGTTGCCAAACGGGCGCCGGTGTCGGTGGCCATCATTGGTGACCCCGGCGAGCTGCTGTTGCACGCCAACGGGCGCATCGGCCAGGCCCTGGTGTCCTTTGAAGGCCAGCCCGACGCCGTCGCACTTTTGCAGACGGCGCCCGTCGGGCTCTAA
- the ribB gene encoding 3,4-dihydroxy-2-butanone-4-phosphate synthase: MGALTNPATLLDPVPAAIAAIARGEAVLVVDDEDRENEGDIIFAAQHSTPALMGWTIRHSSGVICVPMEKARADALELPPMTAHNQDAKGTAYTVSCDAAHGVSTGISATDRSLTATVLADPTSRPDAVTRPGHMFPLRAVAGGVRARPGHTEASVELCKLAGCEPVAIIAEVVDDVGQMVRLAGLRDFAQEHNLLLISIADLVAYLGSQAPATAKTPAVADHD; encoded by the coding sequence ATGGGCGCGCTCACCAACCCGGCCACCTTGCTTGACCCGGTACCGGCGGCCATTGCCGCGATCGCCCGCGGCGAAGCGGTACTGGTGGTGGACGATGAAGACCGTGAAAACGAAGGCGACATCATCTTTGCCGCCCAGCACAGCACCCCTGCCTTGATGGGCTGGACCATCCGGCACAGTTCAGGCGTCATTTGCGTGCCCATGGAGAAGGCCCGCGCGGACGCCCTAGAACTGCCTCCCATGACGGCGCACAACCAGGATGCCAAGGGCACCGCCTACACCGTCAGTTGTGACGCCGCCCACGGCGTCTCCACCGGCATCAGCGCCACCGACAGGTCACTGACGGCCACCGTTTTGGCCGACCCCACGTCCAGGCCCGACGCCGTGACCCGGCCCGGGCACATGTTCCCCCTACGCGCCGTGGCCGGGGGAGTTCGGGCACGCCCCGGCCATACGGAAGCGTCCGTGGAGCTGTGCAAACTGGCAGGGTGTGAACCGGTCGCCATCATCGCCGAGGTGGTGGACGACGTCGGCCAAATGGTTCGCCTGGCCGGGCTGCGGGACTTTGCCCAGGAACACAATCTGCTCCTGATCTCCATCGCTGACCTAGTGGCATACCTGGGCAGCCAGGCCCCGGCAACGGCCAAGACCCCGGCGGTCGCAGACCATGACTGA
- a CDS encoding Trp biosynthesis-associated membrane protein — translation MSKPTPAWARKSTLIMLAVLAALVVFGTTTQTWLHVSFAQGQVQQSDLSIPGNKAAVSVSALALVALAGTLALTIAGRISRVVTGVIVLLAALGIVAVVVGVLADPSAAAMGEVGKATGVIGVASNASATWFPVAAVAAAAVLAVAATVTLWAGRGWNTRTKYDAAPSVPAQGAAVGPIDEIDTWDQLSRGDDPTA, via the coding sequence ATGAGCAAGCCAACACCCGCCTGGGCACGCAAGTCGACGCTGATCATGCTGGCCGTGCTGGCAGCCTTGGTTGTCTTCGGCACCACCACCCAGACCTGGTTGCATGTCTCCTTCGCCCAAGGCCAGGTCCAGCAGTCGGACCTGAGCATTCCAGGGAACAAGGCGGCAGTATCCGTCTCGGCGTTGGCCTTGGTGGCCCTCGCCGGCACCCTGGCGCTCACCATCGCCGGGAGGATCTCCCGAGTCGTCACCGGCGTCATCGTCTTGCTGGCAGCGCTGGGGATCGTCGCTGTCGTGGTGGGTGTGCTGGCGGATCCCTCCGCCGCCGCCATGGGGGAAGTGGGCAAGGCAACCGGCGTTATAGGTGTGGCCAGCAACGCTAGCGCCACCTGGTTCCCGGTGGCCGCCGTGGCTGCCGCGGCAGTCCTGGCCGTGGCTGCGACCGTGACCCTATGGGCTGGCCGCGGGTGGAACACTCGCACCAAGTACGACGCCGCCCCATCCGTCCCAGCCCAGGGCGCCGCCGTCGGGCCCATCGACGAGATCGACACCTGGGACCAGCTCAGCCGCGGCGATGACCCGACCGCCTGA
- the hisG gene encoding ATP phosphoribosyltransferase: protein MLRVAVPNKGSLSEAASAMLAEAGYRERRDTRELVMVDPENNVEFFFLRPRDIAVYVGAGTLDVGITGRDLLMDAQVDAEELLPLGFAKSTFRFAGPVGHFSTAAELEGKRLATSYDGLLREYLAELGINAKVVRLDGAVESSVRLGVADAIADVVETGSTLKAAGMEIFGEAILNSEALLIGRRGVTQPAGVEVLIRRLHSVLVARQYVLLDYDVPKMLLDQATALTPGLESPTVSPLRDSDWVAVRSMVLAKDTNRIMDELYELGARAILVSNIHACRI, encoded by the coding sequence ATGCTTAGAGTTGCCGTCCCCAACAAGGGTTCCTTGTCCGAAGCCGCCTCCGCCATGCTGGCCGAGGCAGGCTACCGAGAACGACGCGACACCCGTGAACTTGTCATGGTTGATCCGGAGAACAACGTTGAGTTCTTTTTTCTGCGCCCCCGCGACATCGCGGTGTATGTGGGTGCCGGAACCCTCGACGTCGGCATCACCGGCCGTGACCTGCTGATGGACGCCCAGGTGGACGCCGAGGAGCTGCTGCCCCTGGGCTTCGCCAAGTCCACGTTCCGCTTCGCCGGTCCCGTGGGCCACTTCAGCACCGCCGCCGAACTCGAAGGCAAGCGCCTGGCCACCAGCTATGACGGCTTGTTGCGTGAATACTTGGCCGAGCTGGGCATCAACGCCAAGGTGGTTCGCCTGGATGGCGCCGTGGAATCCTCCGTGCGCCTGGGTGTGGCCGATGCCATTGCCGACGTCGTCGAAACCGGCAGCACTCTCAAGGCTGCCGGCATGGAAATCTTTGGCGAGGCCATCCTGAACTCCGAAGCCCTTCTGATTGGCCGCCGCGGCGTCACCCAACCCGCCGGCGTCGAGGTCCTGATTCGCCGCCTGCACAGTGTGCTGGTGGCACGCCAGTACGTTTTGCTTGACTACGATGTGCCCAAGATGCTCCTGGACCAGGCCACGGCGCTGACCCCCGGGCTGGAGTCGCCCACGGTTTCCCCGCTGCGCGATTCGGACTGGGTTGCCGTGCGCTCCATGGTGTTGGCCAAGGACACGAACCGGATCATGGATGAGCTGTACGAGCTGGGTGCACGGGCCATCCTGGTCAGCAACATCCACGCCTGCCGCATCTAG
- the pnuC gene encoding nicotinamide riboside transporter PnuC, whose protein sequence is MDFLRWLFDAKLEFAGGGFLLWREVIGNLFGLASALGGMRRKIWAWPVGIIGNALLFTVFIGSIFGSADHVNLLGQAGRQIMFIAVSIYGWYRWNQTRTSSGHDGGAPMGDAVTPRWASVKTRWLLVVAMVAGTGILTPVFRALGSYEPVWADAWIFMGSLLATYGMAKGWVEFWLIWVVVDLVGVPLLFSAGYYASAFMYIFYGAFTLIGFFVWWRYRHNADAAQLSVETTFPDITVSRNESKL, encoded by the coding sequence ATGGACTTTCTGCGATGGCTCTTTGACGCCAAGCTTGAATTCGCCGGCGGCGGATTCCTCCTCTGGCGTGAAGTCATAGGCAATCTTTTTGGGCTCGCCAGCGCCCTCGGCGGCATGCGCCGAAAAATCTGGGCCTGGCCGGTGGGCATCATCGGCAACGCACTGCTGTTCACGGTGTTCATCGGCTCCATCTTCGGCTCGGCCGACCACGTGAACCTCCTCGGGCAGGCCGGCCGCCAAATCATGTTCATCGCCGTCTCTATCTACGGCTGGTACCGCTGGAACCAGACTCGTACTTCCTCAGGGCACGACGGCGGCGCCCCCATGGGAGATGCCGTCACCCCACGCTGGGCGAGCGTGAAAACCCGCTGGCTGCTGGTGGTTGCCATGGTGGCAGGTACCGGCATACTCACCCCCGTTTTCCGGGCCCTGGGCTCCTACGAACCTGTGTGGGCCGACGCCTGGATCTTCATGGGTTCACTTCTGGCCACCTACGGCATGGCCAAGGGATGGGTTGAATTCTGGCTCATCTGGGTGGTAGTTGACTTGGTGGGCGTACCGTTGCTCTTTAGCGCCGGCTACTACGCCTCCGCCTTCATGTACATCTTCTACGGGGCCTTCACCTTGATCGGGTTCTTTGTGTGGTGGCGTTACCGCCACAATGCCGACGCGGCACAACTGTCCGTCGAGACTACGTTTCCTGACATAACTGTGAGCAGAAATGAGAGCAAGCTATGA
- a CDS encoding GTP cyclohydrolase II, translated as MTENHSPEPASIVTGGPVVTLPTRFGRFAVQAWIDAATGAEHLSLSAPGEAGTGTDDPVVRLHSECLTGDVFGSYRCDCGEQLDYALEKIHRLGGTLVYLRGHEGRGIGLANKIKAYSLQEAGADTVEANEQLGLPVDSRDYAAAAGILHSLGLTRIALLSNNPLKSADLSRHGITVTRTVPTEVPARSENRRYLETKRDRMHHTLEVPATEPSPPSEGPSK; from the coding sequence ATGACTGAGAATCATTCACCCGAGCCGGCATCAATTGTTACGGGCGGCCCAGTGGTGACGTTACCCACACGGTTTGGCCGTTTCGCAGTGCAGGCCTGGATCGATGCAGCCACCGGTGCCGAACACCTGAGCCTTAGCGCGCCGGGGGAAGCTGGCACCGGCACCGATGACCCGGTGGTGCGTTTGCACTCCGAATGCCTCACCGGGGACGTCTTTGGCTCCTACCGCTGCGACTGCGGCGAGCAGCTGGACTATGCCCTGGAGAAAATCCACCGCCTGGGTGGGACCCTGGTTTACCTGCGCGGTCACGAGGGCCGGGGAATCGGGTTGGCCAACAAGATCAAGGCCTATAGCCTGCAAGAAGCAGGCGCGGACACTGTGGAAGCCAACGAACAGCTTGGCTTGCCGGTGGACAGCCGCGACTACGCCGCCGCGGCGGGCATCCTGCACTCCTTGGGACTGACACGGATAGCCCTGCTGAGCAACAACCCGCTAAAGTCTGCGGACCTGTCCCGACATGGCATCACGGTCACCCGCACGGTGCCCACCGAAGTACCTGCCCGCAGTGAGAATCGCCGCTATTTGGAAACCAAGCGCGACCGCATGCACCACACCCTTGAAGTACCTGCCACAGAACCATCACCCCCATCGGAAGGACCCAGCAAATGA
- a CDS encoding phosphoribosyl-ATP diphosphatase has translation MKTFESLFDELSAKAAARPAGSRTVAELDSGVHGIGKKVVEEAAEVWMAAEYESEAACAEEISQLLYHLQVMMIAKGLTLQDVYKHL, from the coding sequence GTGAAGACCTTCGAATCCCTTTTTGACGAGCTCAGTGCGAAAGCCGCAGCCCGGCCCGCTGGCTCACGTACCGTTGCCGAACTCGATTCCGGCGTCCACGGTATCGGCAAGAAAGTGGTTGAGGAAGCCGCCGAGGTGTGGATGGCCGCCGAGTATGAATCGGAAGCAGCCTGCGCCGAGGAGATTTCCCAGCTGTTATACCACCTGCAGGTCATGATGATCGCCAAAGGTTTGACCCTTCAGGACGTTTACAAGCATCTCTAG
- the ribH gene encoding 6,7-dimethyl-8-ribityllumazine synthase: protein MSGHGAPVIGFDNAEKSQTAGLKLAIIAASWHTEIMDGLLAGALRGADDAGIENPAVVRVPGSFELPVAAARLAPNFDAVVALGVVIRGGTPHFEYVCQAATMGLTDVSVRTGVPVGFGVLTCDTEQQGLDRAGLPGSVEDKGHEATTAALATALVLAKLGV from the coding sequence ATGAGCGGCCACGGAGCACCTGTCATCGGATTCGACAATGCGGAAAAGAGCCAGACGGCGGGGCTGAAGCTGGCTATCATCGCCGCAAGCTGGCACACCGAAATCATGGACGGGCTGCTTGCCGGGGCCCTGCGCGGCGCCGACGACGCCGGGATCGAGAACCCCGCCGTCGTCCGGGTACCAGGCAGCTTTGAACTGCCCGTCGCGGCCGCGCGGCTGGCACCAAACTTTGACGCCGTCGTCGCACTCGGCGTGGTGATCCGCGGCGGCACACCACACTTTGAGTACGTGTGCCAGGCCGCCACCATGGGCTTGACCGACGTCAGCGTGCGCACCGGGGTGCCCGTGGGCTTCGGCGTACTCACCTGCGACACCGAACAGCAGGGCCTTGACCGGGCCGGTCTACCGGGGTCTGTGGAGGACAAGGGCCACGAGGCCACGACGGCGGCCCTGGCCACCGCGCTGGTCCTCGCCAAGCTGGGCGTGTAG
- the hisF gene encoding imidazole glycerol phosphate synthase subunit HisF has translation MSVAIRVIPCLDVDDGRVVKGVKFENLRDAGDPVELAKRYDLAGADELTFLDVTASSGNRETTFEVVSRAAEQIFIPLTVGGGVREVSDVDRLLRYGADKASINTAAIARPAVIDEITRRFGSQVLVLSVDARRTQGGATPSGFEVTTHGGRKGTGMDAIEWAKEAADRGIGEILLNSIDADGTKEGFDLELIRLVRAAVHVPIIASGGAGAPEHFPPAVAAGANAVLAASIFHFGPDNAIAQVKKAIRDAGYEVR, from the coding sequence ATGAGTGTCGCCATTCGCGTCATCCCATGCCTTGATGTTGACGACGGCCGCGTGGTCAAGGGTGTCAAATTTGAGAACCTGCGCGACGCCGGTGACCCGGTTGAGCTGGCCAAACGGTATGACCTGGCCGGGGCCGACGAGCTGACGTTCCTTGACGTGACAGCGTCCTCCGGCAACAGGGAGACCACCTTTGAGGTGGTCTCCCGCGCCGCAGAGCAGATCTTCATCCCGCTGACTGTGGGTGGGGGAGTACGGGAGGTCTCAGACGTCGACAGGCTCCTGCGGTACGGGGCCGACAAGGCTTCCATCAACACAGCGGCCATCGCCCGCCCGGCCGTCATCGACGAGATCACCCGCCGCTTTGGTTCCCAGGTCCTGGTGCTTAGCGTCGACGCACGCCGCACCCAGGGTGGTGCCACGCCGTCGGGCTTTGAGGTCACAACCCATGGCGGGCGCAAGGGCACCGGCATGGACGCCATCGAATGGGCCAAGGAGGCTGCCGACCGCGGCATCGGGGAGATCTTGTTGAACTCGATCGACGCCGACGGAACCAAGGAAGGCTTCGATTTGGAGCTCATTCGCCTGGTCCGGGCCGCGGTGCACGTGCCCATCATCGCCTCCGGCGGTGCCGGTGCGCCCGAGCACTTCCCGCCGGCCGTTGCGGCAGGCGCCAACGCCGTGCTGGCCGCGTCGATCTTCCACTTTGGCCCCGACAATGCCATTGCCCAGGTCAAGAAGGCCATCCGCGACGCCGGCTACGAGGTCCGCTAA
- the rpe gene encoding ribulose-phosphate 3-epimerase: MLKCCINPSILSADFVNLEAELARISNADAVHVDVMDNHFVPNLTLGLPVVERIAQVSPVPLDAHLMIADVDRWAPLYADAGLASVTFHVEASQAPIKLARELRARGAKAGMALRPATPVEPYLDMLTELDMLLIMTVEPGFGGQSFLDVTLPKIRRARAAIQGSGANVAIQVDGGITEETITRAADAGANIFVAGSAVYGAPSPAEAIESLRAKGQLAFG, from the coding sequence TTGTTGAAGTGCTGCATCAACCCCAGCATCCTCTCCGCCGACTTCGTCAACCTTGAGGCGGAGCTTGCCCGGATCTCCAACGCCGACGCCGTCCACGTGGACGTCATGGACAACCACTTTGTGCCGAACCTGACCCTTGGCCTGCCGGTGGTTGAGCGCATTGCACAGGTCAGCCCCGTGCCCCTGGATGCACACCTGATGATCGCCGACGTCGACCGCTGGGCACCGCTGTATGCCGACGCCGGGCTGGCATCGGTGACCTTCCATGTGGAAGCATCACAGGCGCCCATCAAGCTGGCGCGGGAACTGAGGGCCAGGGGCGCCAAAGCGGGCATGGCGCTGCGCCCGGCCACCCCGGTGGAGCCGTACCTGGACATGCTCACTGAGCTGGACATGCTGCTGATCATGACGGTGGAGCCCGGCTTTGGCGGGCAGTCCTTCCTGGACGTCACGCTGCCCAAAATCCGCCGGGCACGGGCCGCCATCCAGGGCAGCGGCGCCAATGTGGCCATCCAGGTGGACGGTGGTATCACCGAGGAAACCATCACCCGCGCCGCCGACGCCGGTGCCAACATCTTCGTGGCGGGATCCGCCGTCTACGGGGCGCCCTCACCGGCCGAGGCCATCGAGTCCTTGCGCGCCAAGGGCCAGCTTGCCTTCGGCTGA
- a CDS encoding anthranilate synthase component I, which yields MHDLGVISPSLEEFRELARTRRVVPVHLKVLVDAQTPIGLYRTLAAGAPGTFLMESAAVGGAWSRYSFIGVRSRATLTTNDGVAHWQGEPPVGVPLEGNPVDAMAATLKLLATERLPGLPPFTSGLVGFVGWEAVRHWEKLPNPPEDDLHLPELAMNLVSDMAVHDNTEGTVLLIANAINVNGTDENVDGAWDDAVARVRAMVEQLRTPVAQPMSVMDNPAASFADSVQERWDRNEYLNALDRSKEAIVDGEVFQVVISRRFEMACNASPLDVYRVLRNTNPSPYMYLYSFEDAQGKPYSIVGSSPEALVSVKGAEVITHPIAGSRPRGTSVEDDKWLAKDLLADEKERSEHLMLVDLSRNDLSKVCDPGTVDVTQFMEVERFSHIMHLVSTVVGTLGKDKNAYDVLAATFPAGTLSGAPKPRALRLIDELEPHRRGIYGGVVGYLDFAGDMDMAIAIRSALLLGGKAYIQAGGGIVADSVNETEAEETVNKAAAPLRAVYAAASLRALDDDASQTSQTTGSLS from the coding sequence ATGCATGATTTAGGTGTCATCAGCCCGTCCCTTGAAGAATTCCGGGAACTCGCCCGAACCCGCAGGGTGGTGCCCGTCCACCTAAAGGTCCTTGTGGACGCGCAAACGCCCATCGGTCTGTACCGGACGCTGGCCGCCGGCGCCCCGGGCACGTTCCTTATGGAGTCGGCCGCCGTGGGTGGGGCGTGGTCGCGCTATTCCTTCATTGGTGTGCGGTCACGGGCCACGTTGACCACCAACGACGGCGTAGCCCACTGGCAGGGCGAGCCTCCCGTGGGCGTCCCGCTGGAGGGCAACCCCGTGGACGCCATGGCGGCGACACTGAAACTGCTGGCGACCGAAAGGCTGCCCGGGCTTCCTCCGTTCACCTCGGGCCTAGTCGGTTTTGTGGGTTGGGAAGCTGTCCGGCACTGGGAGAAACTGCCCAACCCTCCCGAAGACGATCTGCACCTGCCCGAGCTGGCCATGAATCTGGTCTCCGACATGGCGGTCCATGACAACACCGAGGGCACGGTGCTGCTGATCGCCAATGCCATCAACGTCAACGGCACGGACGAGAATGTGGACGGGGCCTGGGACGACGCCGTCGCCCGGGTCCGCGCCATGGTTGAGCAGCTGCGCACGCCCGTGGCACAGCCCATGTCCGTCATGGACAATCCCGCGGCCAGCTTCGCCGACAGCGTGCAAGAACGCTGGGACCGCAATGAGTACCTGAATGCTCTTGACCGCAGCAAGGAAGCAATTGTTGACGGGGAGGTGTTTCAGGTGGTGATTTCGCGTCGCTTTGAAATGGCGTGTAACGCCTCACCCCTGGACGTGTACCGGGTATTACGCAACACCAACCCCAGCCCGTACATGTACTTGTACAGTTTTGAAGACGCACAGGGAAAGCCCTATTCCATCGTCGGATCCTCCCCGGAGGCCCTAGTCAGTGTCAAGGGTGCTGAGGTGATCACCCACCCCATCGCTGGCTCGCGACCTCGCGGCACTTCTGTCGAGGACGACAAATGGCTGGCCAAGGACCTCCTGGCCGATGAGAAGGAGCGTTCCGAGCACCTGATGCTAGTGGACCTTTCCCGCAACGACCTCTCGAAGGTGTGTGATCCGGGCACCGTGGACGTCACCCAGTTCATGGAGGTGGAACGGTTCAGCCACATCATGCACCTTGTCTCCACCGTGGTGGGCACCTTGGGCAAAGACAAAAACGCGTACGACGTGCTGGCTGCCACCTTCCCCGCCGGTACCTTGTCGGGGGCGCCCAAACCCCGGGCCCTGCGGCTCATTGACGAACTTGAACCCCACCGGCGCGGCATCTACGGCGGTGTGGTGGGCTACTTGGACTTTGCCGGCGACATGGACATGGCCATCGCCATCCGTTCTGCCCTGCTTTTGGGCGGGAAAGCGTACATCCAGGCTGGCGGCGGCATTGTGGCCGACTCGGTCAATGAGACTGAGGCCGAGGAAACCGTGAACAAGGCGGCCGCCCCGTTGCGGGCAGTTTATGCCGCGGCGTCCCTGCGAGCCCTCGACGACGACGCCAGCCAGACCAGCCAAACTACAGGGAGCCTGTCATGA
- the ribD gene encoding bifunctional diaminohydroxyphosphoribosylaminopyrimidine deaminase/5-amino-6-(5-phosphoribosylamino)uracil reductase RibD, giving the protein MSFQDADEHFSDAEVVGMETAISAARQGVRGANPLVGAVIIDADGTVLAIGHHLGAGTPHAEADAIASLRGTRRDLSAATIIVTLEPCNHRGRMGPCTQAILDAGIGNVVFAVADPHVPAAGGAQRLRREGINVRSGLLAQEARELNKQWFVAVAQGRPFVTARLAQTVDGRIAAEDGTSQWITSVQSRRDSHTLRARVDAIVVGTGTVLADNPRLTARDDAGMETAKQPLRVVMGMRVTAADAAVRGAAGSDASAEANGGFVQLHTHDPAVVLAELQARGIGHLMIEGGSRINAAFLAAGLVDELIVYLAPTLLGSGIPALKNLGITTLADAQQWEWDTTTAAGPVERMGQDLKLTLMPATTPAPTNLEG; this is encoded by the coding sequence ATGAGTTTCCAGGACGCTGACGAGCACTTCAGTGACGCTGAAGTGGTGGGCATGGAAACGGCCATATCCGCCGCCAGGCAGGGTGTGCGCGGGGCCAACCCCCTGGTCGGTGCGGTCATTATCGATGCCGATGGCACCGTCTTGGCCATCGGCCACCACCTAGGAGCCGGAACACCCCACGCCGAGGCGGACGCCATTGCCTCCCTGCGGGGAACCCGCCGGGACCTCTCCGCGGCCACCATCATCGTCACCCTGGAACCTTGCAATCACCGGGGCCGGATGGGACCTTGTACCCAAGCAATTCTCGACGCCGGCATTGGCAACGTGGTCTTTGCGGTGGCCGACCCCCACGTGCCCGCGGCCGGAGGGGCACAGAGGCTGCGCCGGGAAGGCATCAACGTCCGTTCCGGGTTGCTGGCCCAGGAAGCGCGAGAGCTTAACAAGCAATGGTTTGTGGCGGTTGCACAGGGGCGGCCCTTTGTCACCGCCCGCCTTGCCCAAACAGTTGACGGCAGGATCGCCGCGGAGGATGGCACCAGCCAGTGGATCACCTCGGTGCAATCCCGCCGGGACTCCCATACCCTGCGCGCCAGGGTGGATGCCATAGTGGTGGGCACGGGGACCGTTCTGGCGGACAACCCGCGCCTGACGGCCAGGGACGACGCCGGCATGGAAACGGCCAAGCAGCCCTTGCGCGTGGTGATGGGCATGCGGGTTACGGCAGCAGACGCCGCCGTCCGAGGAGCGGCTGGCTCCGACGCGTCCGCTGAAGCCAACGGCGGGTTCGTGCAACTGCACACGCACGATCCCGCCGTCGTCCTGGCGGAACTGCAAGCACGCGGAATTGGCCACTTAATGATCGAGGGTGGTTCTCGGATCAACGCAGCATTCCTGGCCGCAGGGCTCGTTGACGAGCTGATCGTCTATCTGGCGCCCACACTGCTGGGTTCAGGTATTCCGGCATTGAAAAATCTGGGCATCACCACCCTGGCCGACGCCCAGCAATGGGAATGGGATACCACCACCGCCGCCGGGCCGGTGGAACGGATGGGTCAAGACCTCAAACTCACGCTCATGCCAGCAACGACGCCGGCGCCCACTAACCTCGAAGGGTAG
- the hisI gene encoding phosphoribosyl-AMP cyclohydrolase → MLHNSEPQAESVAPVPLPPEVAALLKRDPAGLVAAVVQQFDSLEVLMLGWMDDEALSRTLSTGRVTFYSRSRQEYWRKGDTSGHSQFVKSVALDCDGDALLIVVDQVGAACHTGTHTCFHGRELPAVIGHRGA, encoded by the coding sequence ATGTTGCACAACTCAGAACCCCAGGCCGAGTCCGTCGCTCCCGTGCCGTTGCCTCCGGAAGTGGCGGCGCTGCTCAAGCGTGACCCCGCTGGCCTGGTGGCCGCCGTCGTCCAGCAGTTCGACAGCCTTGAGGTGCTGATGCTGGGATGGATGGATGACGAGGCCCTGAGCCGGACCTTGTCCACCGGGCGGGTGACGTTTTACTCGCGCTCACGGCAAGAATATTGGCGCAAGGGCGACACCTCCGGTCACTCCCAGTTTGTCAAGTCCGTTGCCCTCGACTGCGACGGCGACGCACTCTTGATCGTGGTTGACCAGGTGGGTGCGGCCTGCCACACAGGCACCCACACCTGTTTTCACGGCCGCGAGCTTCCAGCAGTCATCGGTCACCGCGGCGCCTAA
- a CDS encoding riboflavin synthase: MFTGIIEGRGTVVRMDRNPDTDSATLILTAGGSVDGLGLGGSLAVNGVCLSATGINGHTVEVDVMGETLARTTTGDLRPGATVNLERCVQAGGRLDGHVVQGHVDGVGRLLERENLGKWERLRFAVPTRLSRYIAEKGSIAVDGVSLTVTAVSAPEEEPQWFEVGLIPVTLANTGLGEKVVGGHVNLEVDVLAKYAERLWQFAAPAAPFSGATQGEAI, encoded by the coding sequence ATGTTTACAGGAATCATTGAAGGCCGCGGCACAGTTGTGCGCATGGACAGAAATCCGGACACCGACAGTGCCACGCTGATACTCACTGCCGGGGGTTCGGTAGACGGGTTGGGCTTGGGGGGCTCGCTGGCCGTCAACGGGGTGTGTCTGAGTGCCACCGGCATCAACGGGCACACGGTGGAGGTGGATGTCATGGGCGAGACACTTGCCCGCACCACCACTGGTGATCTTCGCCCCGGAGCCACTGTCAATTTGGAGCGGTGCGTGCAAGCTGGCGGGCGCCTTGACGGGCACGTGGTCCAAGGACACGTGGATGGGGTGGGTAGGCTGCTGGAACGGGAAAATCTGGGCAAGTGGGAGCGGCTTCGCTTCGCCGTACCCACCCGCTTATCCCGTTATATTGCCGAGAAAGGCTCCATCGCCGTCGATGGCGTGTCCTTGACGGTCACGGCCGTCAGCGCCCCCGAGGAGGAGCCGCAGTGGTTTGAGGTGGGACTGATTCCCGTCACACTCGCCAACACCGGTCTGGGTGAGAAGGTGGTGGGCGGGCACGTGAACCTGGAGGTGGACGTGCTGGCCAAATACGCCGAGCGGTTGTGGCAATTCGCTGCTCCCGCAGCACCTTTCTCCGGTGCCACGCAGGGAGAGGCCATCTGA